The following coding sequences are from one Novosphingobium sp. KACC 22771 window:
- a CDS encoding TetR/AcrR family transcriptional regulator — MSETGQSLEQRRNRNYEETHRQLVERAVGLIGREGVDALTVASLARDARMNRSTVYYHFDSREALLSAAKGWFGARLSEMMVAPGDSQMWLEKAVQFSLRNPELMHEWVMDLVNHAPIHNNFPRWDELVELASRSPHVARPEEGKGGPGAGGAHDAEVWATVLLASVVMAPRLFRVAVRPDQEIEAVSRHYAQLLRRLMQASQRGAK, encoded by the coding sequence ATGTCGGAAACGGGCCAGAGTTTAGAACAGCGTCGCAATCGCAATTATGAGGAAACACATCGTCAGCTCGTGGAGCGGGCGGTGGGTTTGATTGGGCGCGAGGGTGTTGATGCCTTGACCGTCGCTTCACTTGCCCGCGACGCCAGAATGAACCGGTCGACCGTCTATTACCATTTCGACAGCCGCGAGGCGCTGCTCTCGGCCGCCAAGGGGTGGTTTGGCGCGCGGCTCAGCGAGATGATGGTGGCCCCCGGCGATTCGCAGATGTGGCTGGAAAAAGCCGTGCAGTTTTCTCTTCGCAACCCTGAACTGATGCATGAATGGGTGATGGATCTGGTCAATCACGCCCCGATCCATAACAATTTCCCGCGCTGGGATGAGCTGGTCGAACTGGCTTCGCGATCGCCCCATGTGGCCCGGCCCGAAGAGGGCAAGGGCGGCCCAGGGGCGGGCGGAGCGCATGACGCCGAAGTCTGGGCCACGGTGCTGCTGGCCAGCGTGGTGATGGCCCCGCGCCTGTTTCGTGTCGCCGTCCGGCCCGATCAGGAGATCGAGGCGGTTTCGCGCCATTATGCGCAATTGTTGCGCCGCTTGATGCAGGCAAGCCAGCGCGGCGCGAAATAA